The following proteins come from a genomic window of Streptomyces liliiviolaceus:
- a CDS encoding NAD-dependent formate dehydrogenase — translation MAKVLCVLYDDPTDGYPTTYARDDLPAIDRYPGGQTTPTPEAVDFTPGHLLGSVSGELGLRTFLEKAGHTLVVTSDKEGAGSVFDRELPDADVVISQPFWPAYLTPERIAAARNLKLAITAGIGSDHVDLDAAVAHGVTVAEVTYSNSISVAEHVVMMTLSLVRNYLPSHQVVLDGGWNIADCVARSYDLEGMQVGTVAAGRIGLAVLRRLAPFDVKLHYTDRHRLPEAVERELGLTFHESAADMVPHCDVVTINAPLHPETEGLFGDELLGRMKRGAYLVNTARAKIADRDAVDRALHSGRLAGYAGDVWYPQPAPADHPWRTMPHHGMTPHISGSSLSAQARYAAGTREILESWLAGRPIRDEYLIVDAGALAGTGAHSYSVTT, via the coding sequence ATGGCCAAGGTGCTCTGTGTGCTGTACGACGACCCGACCGACGGATACCCGACCACGTACGCCCGTGACGACCTCCCCGCGATCGACCGGTACCCCGGCGGGCAGACCACGCCCACTCCCGAGGCCGTCGACTTCACGCCGGGTCACCTCCTCGGCAGCGTCTCCGGCGAGCTGGGCCTGCGCACCTTCCTGGAGAAGGCGGGGCACACCCTCGTCGTCACCTCCGACAAGGAGGGCGCCGGGTCGGTCTTCGACCGGGAGCTGCCCGACGCGGACGTGGTGATCTCCCAGCCGTTCTGGCCGGCCTACCTGACCCCGGAGCGCATCGCCGCCGCCCGGAACCTCAAGCTCGCCATCACGGCCGGCATCGGCTCCGACCACGTCGACCTGGACGCGGCGGTCGCCCACGGGGTGACGGTCGCCGAGGTCACGTACTCCAACAGCATCAGTGTCGCCGAGCACGTGGTGATGATGACGCTGTCCCTGGTGCGCAACTACCTGCCGTCCCATCAGGTCGTGCTCGACGGCGGCTGGAACATCGCGGACTGCGTGGCCCGCTCCTACGACCTGGAGGGCATGCAGGTCGGCACGGTCGCCGCCGGACGCATCGGCCTGGCCGTCCTGCGCCGTCTCGCGCCCTTCGACGTGAAACTGCACTACACCGACCGCCACCGGCTGCCCGAGGCGGTCGAACGCGAACTGGGGCTGACCTTCCACGAGAGCGCGGCCGACATGGTCCCGCACTGCGACGTCGTCACCATCAACGCGCCGCTGCACCCGGAGACCGAAGGCCTCTTCGGCGACGAGCTGCTCGGCCGGATGAAGCGCGGCGCGTACCTCGTCAACACGGCACGGGCGAAGATCGCCGACCGTGACGCCGTCGACCGCGCCCTGCACAGCGGCCGGCTCGCGGGCTACGCGGGCGACGTCTGGTACCCGCAGCCCGCCCCCGCCGACCACCCCTGGCGCACCATGCCGCACCACGGCATGACCCCGCACATCTCCGGCTCCTCCCTTTCCGCGCAGGCCCGCTACGCGGCGGGCACCCGCGAGATCCTGGAGTCCTGGCTCGCGGGCCGCCCGATCCGCGACGAGTACCTGATCGTGGACGCGGGCGCACTGGCGGGCACGGGCGCCCACTCGTACTCGGTCACCACGTGA
- a CDS encoding phytoene desaturase family protein — MPDAVVIGAGPNGLVAANLLADEGWSVEVLEEQDEPGGAVRHDNGVDPDFTSDLFSSFYPLAAASPVLSGLGLERYGLRWSHAPRVLAHPLSDGRYAVLGRDLDDTAASLDVFADGDGDAWRELHRVWERLRPDLLEALFTPFPPVRAGARLALRLRTAGGLRLARSMVLPVRRLGEEEFHGEGGRLLLAGNALHADLAPEAAGSGGFGWLMSMLGQTYGFPVPVGGAGALIGALTRRLEERGGVLRCGERVNRVVVREGRAVAVRTAGGETVSAARAVLADVSAPALYGELVDSADLPPQVSADLRRFQWDFATFKVDWALDGSVPWQAPGAVGAGTVHLADGVDELTRFAAQVAMGQVPDRPFSLFGQMTTADPTRSPQGTESAWAYTHVPHRIKGDAGDDGLTGSWDTTERELMADRVERQVERFAPGFRSLIRARRVLAPPTLQALDANLHGGAINGGTTALHQQLVFRPVPGTGRPETPVKGLYLASASAHPGGGVHGAPGSNAARAALRRNLPNGLTRAQRLLSRRDRKGDRGPGPGG; from the coding sequence ATGCCGGACGCGGTAGTCATCGGGGCGGGCCCGAACGGGCTCGTCGCCGCGAACCTCCTGGCCGACGAGGGCTGGAGCGTCGAAGTCCTGGAGGAACAGGATGAGCCCGGGGGCGCCGTACGGCACGACAACGGCGTCGACCCGGACTTCACGAGCGACCTCTTCAGCTCGTTCTACCCTCTCGCCGCGGCCTCCCCGGTCCTGTCCGGACTCGGTCTGGAGCGCTACGGGCTGCGGTGGAGCCATGCGCCCCGCGTACTGGCCCACCCGCTGTCCGACGGCCGCTACGCCGTGCTCGGACGCGACCTCGACGACACCGCCGCGTCCCTGGACGTCTTCGCCGACGGCGACGGCGACGCCTGGCGCGAACTGCACCGGGTCTGGGAGCGGCTGCGCCCCGACCTGCTGGAGGCGCTGTTCACCCCCTTCCCGCCGGTACGCGCGGGCGCCCGGCTTGCCCTGCGCCTGCGGACCGCCGGCGGGCTGCGCCTGGCCCGGTCGATGGTGCTGCCGGTACGGCGGCTCGGCGAGGAGGAGTTCCACGGCGAGGGCGGCAGACTGCTGCTGGCGGGCAACGCACTGCACGCCGACCTCGCCCCCGAGGCCGCGGGAAGCGGCGGCTTCGGCTGGCTGATGTCGATGCTGGGCCAGACGTACGGGTTCCCCGTGCCCGTCGGCGGTGCGGGCGCCCTGATCGGGGCGCTGACCCGGCGGCTGGAGGAACGCGGCGGGGTCCTCCGGTGCGGGGAGCGCGTGAACCGCGTCGTCGTCCGGGAGGGCAGGGCCGTGGCGGTGCGCACGGCCGGCGGCGAGACGGTGTCCGCCGCCCGGGCCGTACTCGCGGACGTCTCCGCCCCCGCGCTGTACGGCGAGTTGGTGGACAGCGCCGACCTCCCGCCCCAGGTGTCGGCCGATCTGCGCCGGTTCCAGTGGGACTTCGCCACCTTCAAGGTCGACTGGGCGCTCGACGGCTCCGTGCCGTGGCAGGCCCCCGGGGCCGTCGGCGCGGGAACCGTGCATCTGGCGGACGGCGTCGACGAGCTGACCCGGTTCGCGGCACAGGTCGCCATGGGACAGGTACCGGACCGGCCGTTCTCGCTGTTCGGACAGATGACGACCGCCGACCCCACCCGGTCGCCCCAGGGCACCGAGTCGGCCTGGGCGTACACCCATGTCCCGCACCGCATCAAGGGCGACGCGGGTGACGACGGACTGACCGGGAGCTGGGACACCACGGAGCGGGAGCTGATGGCCGACCGGGTCGAGCGGCAGGTCGAGCGCTTCGCTCCCGGGTTCCGTTCCCTGATCCGGGCCCGGCGCGTGCTGGCACCGCCCACCCTCCAGGCCCTCGACGCCAATCTGCACGGGGGTGCCATCAACGGCGGCACCACGGCCCTGCACCAGCAGCTCGTGTTCCGGCCCGTCCCGGGCACCGGGCGCCCGGAGACGCCGGTCAAGGGCCTGTACCTGGCATCGGCCTCCGCGCATCCGGGAGGCGGGGTGCACGGCGCTCCCGGCTCCAACGCCGCCCGCGCCGCACTGCGCAGGAACCTCCCGAACGGTCTGACCCGCGCCCAGCGCCTGCTGTCCCGCCGCGACCGCAAGGGGGACCGCGGGCCCGGACCCGGCGGCTGA
- a CDS encoding SRPBCC family protein, with protein sequence MAVRHRLIKKSPREVWSVLADGTRYADWVVGTASSYPVRGWWPQVHSAIGYEVRVGLWTLRNESVVRACVEERELELEAIAGPLGTARIAIELRPWGEYTLVIIDEHPLQGAGGTLHNVAVEGLIQVRHRAMLKRLAEVCEEDGKSGSRPARAEPRPA encoded by the coding sequence ATGGCCGTACGCCACAGGCTCATCAAGAAGAGCCCGCGCGAGGTGTGGTCCGTCCTGGCCGACGGCACCCGGTACGCGGACTGGGTCGTGGGGACGGCGTCCTCGTACCCCGTGCGCGGTTGGTGGCCGCAGGTGCATTCCGCGATCGGCTACGAGGTGCGGGTGGGGCTGTGGACCCTGCGCAACGAGTCGGTCGTACGGGCGTGCGTCGAGGAGCGCGAGCTGGAGCTGGAGGCGATCGCGGGCCCGCTCGGCACGGCCCGGATCGCCATCGAACTGCGGCCCTGGGGCGAGTACACGCTGGTGATCATCGACGAGCATCCGCTGCAGGGCGCCGGTGGCACCCTGCACAACGTGGCCGTGGAGGGTCTCATCCAGGTGCGGCACCGGGCCATGCTCAAGCGGCTGGCCGAGGTGTGCGAGGAGGACGGGAAGAGCGGGTCGCGGCCCGCCCGAGCGGAGCCGAGGCCGGCATGA
- a CDS encoding SDR family oxidoreductase encodes MKHDPLRGRTVVVTGAARGLGAALARDLAHRGAHLALLGHEKPALEALAAELPTPAAGWEVDITDDAGMADAARGVRATLGKPSVVIANAGIAEGGPLAESDAASWRRVIDVNLTGSAITARAFLPDLVDTAGYYLQVASLASIGASPMMSAYCASKAGVEAFAHSLRAEVAHQGVAVGIAYLNWTDTDMIRDADRHAVLRELRGHMPRPARRVYPAEHVAARLARAVERRRTAVYVPGWLLAAQLGRVALPPIVLRVSRRALPRLAAREPFLPTGLLGAGGRADGPGSPGSPGGIGSPGSGRSPVG; translated from the coding sequence GTGAAACACGACCCGCTGCGCGGCCGCACGGTGGTGGTGACCGGCGCCGCCCGCGGCCTCGGCGCCGCCCTGGCACGGGACCTGGCCCACCGGGGCGCCCACCTCGCCCTCCTGGGCCACGAGAAACCGGCCCTGGAGGCTCTGGCGGCCGAACTGCCCACCCCGGCGGCCGGCTGGGAGGTCGACATCACCGACGACGCCGGTATGGCCGACGCGGCCCGAGGCGTACGCGCGACCCTCGGCAAGCCCTCCGTGGTGATCGCCAACGCGGGCATCGCCGAGGGCGGCCCCCTCGCCGAGTCGGACGCGGCGTCCTGGCGCCGGGTGATCGACGTCAACCTCACCGGCAGCGCGATCACCGCACGCGCCTTCCTGCCGGACCTGGTGGACACGGCGGGCTACTACCTCCAGGTCGCCTCACTGGCCTCGATCGGCGCGTCGCCCATGATGAGCGCCTACTGCGCGTCCAAGGCGGGTGTGGAGGCCTTCGCCCACTCCCTGCGGGCCGAGGTCGCGCACCAGGGTGTCGCGGTGGGCATCGCCTATCTCAACTGGACCGACACCGACATGATCCGCGACGCCGACCGGCACGCCGTGCTGCGCGAACTGCGCGGCCACATGCCGCGCCCGGCCCGCCGCGTCTACCCGGCGGAGCACGTCGCCGCCCGGCTGGCGCGGGCCGTCGAGCGCCGCCGCACCGCGGTGTACGTGCCCGGCTGGCTGCTCGCCGCCCAGCTGGGCCGGGTCGCGCTGCCGCCGATCGTGCTGCGGGTGTCACGCCGGGCGCTGCCCCGGCTGGCGGCCCGGGAGCCGTTCCTGCCCACCGGCCTGCTCGGCGCGGGCGGCCGGGCCGACGGCCCAGGTAGCCCAGGCAGTCCAGGCGGCATCGGCAGCCCCGGCAGCGGCAGGTCGCCGGTCGGTTGA
- a CDS encoding helix-turn-helix domain-containing protein, producing the protein MAVVHEREPVTEILRTMAVDDDVCGELVRAARAHSPEVARLTEAESRSHVRAMIRAAGEWFATFDGVEQQDFTAALLLGADRAGQGVAMTAVLRGVQAGLGRALEITVERCRAAGVPDGTLLSVVLRLNEYGDAIERHVINGYRAAERATPHESAEVRTNVLRRLLVGGVVPSPLEMAGAGMRPGGGPHHCVVADAGDPAAVRLLMDRLSGFGAVSGLIEGRPAGLCRRMPGIGETGTSALVVVSPAAPLEEIRPLYRLCVRAVDIGVRQGRQGLYELTDFAAEIALDDQPLLGAHLSERLLGALDESDAFHRQLAVTALTFLDSGRRLDQSATALFTHPDTVRYRLGRLQQITGHPLTDLASGPLAEPLSTLHWWWALTTWLRQDP; encoded by the coding sequence ATGGCTGTCGTCCACGAGCGCGAACCGGTCACCGAGATCCTGCGCACGATGGCCGTCGACGACGACGTGTGCGGCGAGCTCGTCCGCGCCGCCCGGGCCCACTCCCCCGAGGTCGCCCGGCTCACCGAGGCGGAGAGCCGCTCCCACGTCAGGGCCATGATCCGCGCCGCCGGCGAATGGTTCGCCACCTTCGACGGGGTCGAGCAACAGGACTTCACGGCCGCCCTGTTACTGGGGGCCGACCGGGCGGGCCAGGGTGTCGCGATGACCGCGGTGCTGCGCGGGGTCCAGGCCGGACTGGGCCGTGCGCTGGAGATCACCGTGGAGCGCTGCCGGGCGGCGGGAGTGCCGGACGGCACCCTGCTGAGCGTCGTCCTGCGCCTCAACGAGTACGGCGACGCGATCGAACGCCATGTGATCAACGGCTACCGGGCCGCCGAGCGGGCCACCCCGCACGAGAGCGCGGAGGTCCGCACGAACGTACTGCGCAGACTGCTCGTCGGCGGAGTGGTGCCGTCACCCCTGGAGATGGCGGGAGCCGGGATGCGTCCGGGCGGCGGACCGCACCACTGTGTCGTCGCGGACGCCGGCGACCCCGCGGCCGTACGCCTCCTCATGGACCGGCTCTCCGGTTTCGGCGCGGTGTCCGGCCTGATCGAGGGACGGCCGGCCGGTCTGTGCCGACGGATGCCCGGGATCGGGGAAACGGGAACATCGGCCCTGGTCGTGGTCTCACCGGCCGCTCCCCTGGAGGAGATCCGCCCGCTGTACCGGCTCTGCGTCCGGGCCGTGGACATCGGTGTACGGCAGGGGCGTCAGGGCCTGTACGAGCTGACCGACTTCGCCGCCGAGATCGCCCTCGACGACCAACCGCTCCTGGGCGCGCACCTGAGCGAACGACTCCTGGGCGCCCTCGACGAGTCGGACGCCTTCCACCGCCAACTCGCCGTCACCGCGCTGACGTTCCTCGACAGCGGCCGCCGTCTCGACCAGAGCGCGACGGCCCTGTTCACCCACCCCGACACCGTCCGCTACCGGCTCGGCCGCCTCCAGCAGATCACCGGGCACCCATTGACCGACCTGGCCTCCGGGCCCCTGGCCGAACCGCTGAGCACCCTGCACTGGTGGTGGGCCCTGACGACCTGGCTGCGACAGGACCCGTAG
- a CDS encoding TOBE domain-containing protein, giving the protein MQSYTIGQAARLLGVSPDTARRWADAGRMVTHRDEGGRRLIDGKDLAAFSVELAKGDGEEDTSYTSVRNAFPGIVTAVKLGDVAAQVEIQAGPHRLVSLLTREAVEELGLEVGVEATARVKSTNVHIDRT; this is encoded by the coding sequence ATGCAGTCATACACGATCGGTCAGGCGGCGCGTCTGCTCGGGGTGAGCCCGGACACCGCGCGGCGCTGGGCGGACGCGGGCCGGATGGTCACGCACCGGGACGAGGGCGGGCGGCGCCTCATCGACGGCAAGGACCTGGCCGCCTTCTCCGTCGAGCTCGCCAAGGGCGACGGTGAGGAGGACACCTCGTACACCTCCGTCCGTAATGCCTTTCCCGGCATCGTCACGGCGGTGAAGCTCGGTGACGTGGCCGCCCAGGTGGAGATCCAGGCCGGGCCGCACCGGCTGGTGTCGCTGCTGACGCGGGAGGCCGTGGAGGAGCTGGGCCTTGAGGTCGGGGTGGAGGCCACCGCCCGGGTCAAGTCGACGAACGTACATATCGACCGGACCTGA
- a CDS encoding glycoside hydrolase family 43 protein, which translates to MSARPQPSRRLLLGMAAATPLAASGVLTLGAGTAHAADSAYVMCYFTESTSLGLGTDYGLHLAVSTDSLNWTPLNQNNPLVTPTAGALGLRDPFLMRKQDGTFVVIATDLKGTDWSYNSQYIHVWDSADLRSFTGYRRLKLHDMTTHSWAPEAFWDAGRGQYAVIYSSVNSSGHNVIMVNYTSDFVTASAPQVFFDPGYDVIDGDMAVGVSGYNYLFFKKNQTLVAARSTSLNPGSFTEFSAGVAHGGTEAPTVFKSLTSSNWFLWGDTYTPNGVFYAWQSGNLASGTWTALDQRTYTQPVNSKHCGIATITTTEYNNLLTRWGAPAWNRLKSYNYPDRYVRHANYAARIDTYPFDLYTDSQWKLVPGLADSSGVSFQSVNYPTRYLRHYNYALQLDVNDGTSAFAGDATFYRTAGLADSSWASFRSYNNPTRYIRHSNYVLRIDPVSTATEQQDATFRVGY; encoded by the coding sequence ATGAGCGCACGACCCCAGCCGTCCCGGCGCCTCCTGCTCGGCATGGCCGCCGCCACTCCGCTGGCCGCGTCCGGCGTACTGACTCTCGGCGCCGGCACCGCCCACGCGGCGGACTCGGCGTACGTGATGTGCTACTTCACCGAGTCGACCAGCCTCGGCCTCGGGACCGACTACGGGCTGCATCTCGCCGTCAGCACCGACTCGCTCAACTGGACACCGCTCAACCAGAACAACCCCCTGGTCACCCCCACGGCGGGCGCCCTCGGCCTGCGCGACCCGTTCCTCATGCGCAAGCAGGACGGCACCTTCGTCGTCATCGCCACCGACCTCAAGGGCACCGACTGGAGCTACAACAGCCAGTACATCCATGTCTGGGACTCCGCCGACCTGCGCAGCTTCACCGGATACCGCCGGCTCAAGCTGCACGACATGACCACGCACAGCTGGGCACCCGAGGCGTTCTGGGACGCCGGCCGGGGTCAGTACGCGGTCATCTACTCCTCGGTCAATTCCAGCGGCCACAACGTCATCATGGTGAACTACACCAGTGACTTCGTGACCGCGTCGGCTCCGCAGGTGTTCTTCGATCCCGGGTACGACGTCATCGACGGTGACATGGCCGTCGGCGTCAGCGGCTACAACTACCTCTTCTTCAAGAAGAACCAGACGCTGGTGGCGGCGCGGTCCACCTCCCTCAACCCGGGCAGCTTCACCGAGTTCAGCGCGGGCGTCGCGCACGGCGGCACCGAGGCCCCGACGGTGTTCAAGTCGCTGACCAGCAGCAACTGGTTTCTCTGGGGTGACACCTACACACCCAACGGGGTCTTCTACGCCTGGCAGTCCGGCAACCTGGCCTCCGGCACCTGGACCGCGCTCGACCAGAGGACCTACACCCAGCCGGTCAACTCCAAGCACTGCGGCATAGCGACGATCACCACGACCGAGTACAACAACCTGCTCACCCGGTGGGGCGCCCCGGCCTGGAACCGGCTGAAGTCGTACAACTACCCGGACCGTTACGTCCGCCACGCCAACTACGCCGCCCGCATCGACACCTACCCCTTCGACCTGTACACCGACTCCCAGTGGAAGCTCGTCCCGGGCCTGGCCGACAGCTCCGGGGTCTCCTTCCAGTCGGTGAACTACCCGACCCGCTATCTGCGGCACTACAACTACGCGCTCCAACTCGACGTCAACGACGGGACGTCGGCGTTCGCGGGCGACGCGACCTTCTACCGTACGGCGGGCCTCGCCGACTCCTCCTGGGCGTCGTTCCGCTCGTACAACAACCCCACCCGCTACATCCGGCACTCGAACTACGTGCTGCGCATCGATCCGGTGTCCACGGCCACGGAGCAGCAGGACGCGACGTTCCGCGTCGGGTACTGA
- a CDS encoding LysR family transcriptional regulator, with translation MQLRQLEYLVALARERHFVRAAAACHVSQPSLSAAIRRLEHELKVPIVRRGRRYEGLTPEGEVVLAWAHRILAEGDALRQELSALGDGLSGTLRLGVVPTALPAASLLTTPFCDRHPRARVSIESLSSVDITHGLAEFELDAAMTYLDDDSLRGVRRLPLYEERYVLLTPVAGPLGSAATASWSAAAALPLCLLNSRMRNRRIIDECFAADGATAAPAIESDSVAGLYAHLPGGRWSSVISHAWLHMFGVPDGMRVVPLDGPAHGPRVGLVTGPDDPPSVLAGALLAEARRAGVREALDVLLRTYLDGHDQ, from the coding sequence GTGCAACTGCGCCAGCTCGAATACCTGGTCGCCCTCGCCCGGGAGCGTCACTTCGTCCGCGCGGCGGCCGCCTGCCATGTCTCCCAGCCCTCGCTGTCCGCGGCGATCCGCCGTCTCGAACACGAACTGAAGGTGCCGATCGTGCGACGCGGCCGGCGCTACGAGGGCCTCACCCCGGAGGGCGAGGTGGTGCTGGCCTGGGCGCACCGCATCCTCGCCGAGGGCGACGCCCTCCGCCAGGAGCTGTCCGCCCTGGGCGACGGACTGTCCGGCACCCTGCGCCTGGGCGTGGTCCCCACCGCACTGCCCGCCGCCTCCCTCCTGACCACCCCGTTCTGCGACCGCCACCCCCGGGCCCGGGTGAGCATCGAGTCGCTGTCCTCGGTCGACATCACCCACGGTCTCGCCGAGTTCGAGCTGGACGCGGCCATGACCTACCTCGACGACGACTCCTTGCGCGGGGTGCGGCGGCTTCCGCTGTACGAGGAGCGGTACGTGCTGCTGACCCCGGTCGCAGGACCGCTCGGGAGCGCTGCGACGGCGAGCTGGTCGGCCGCCGCCGCGCTCCCGCTGTGCCTGCTCAACTCCCGTATGCGCAACCGCCGCATCATCGACGAGTGCTTCGCCGCCGACGGGGCCACCGCCGCCCCCGCGATCGAGTCGGACAGCGTCGCCGGCCTCTACGCGCACCTCCCCGGCGGTCGCTGGTCGAGCGTGATCTCGCACGCCTGGCTGCACATGTTCGGCGTACCGGACGGCATGCGGGTGGTCCCGCTGGACGGGCCGGCGCACGGGCCGCGGGTGGGCCTGGTGACCGGCCCCGACGACCCGCCGTCCGTACTCGCCGGGGCCCTGCTGGCGGAGGCGCGCCGGGCCGGCGTACGGGAGGCGCTGGACGTACTGCTGCGGACGTACCTCGACGGTCACGACCAGTGA
- a CDS encoding FAD-binding dehydrogenase, whose amino-acid sequence MENSPAPAAITRRRALTAAGGALAATALAQATAPAFAASAAASDADAIVVGGGLAGLVATAELAAAGRRVLLLDQEPATNLGGQAFWSFGGLFFVDSDEQRLMGIKDSQELAWQDWLGTAGFDRGITDKTGQDHWAYKWAEAYVDFASGEKRSWLAGLGVQWFPIVGWAERGGGLADGHGNSVPRFHVTWGTGPAVVEPFEKKVRAAVADGKVTFKFRHRVDGLVTTNGAVTGVRGAVLEPSDAARGKPSSRTVVGEFELRAPVVIVTSGGIGANHDLVRQNWPARLGTPPKNMITGVPAHVDGRMLAITEKAGGRIVNPDRMWHYTEGLRNYDPIWPGHGIRILPGPSSMWFDATGKRFSAPDMPGYDTLHTLKSITASGYDYSWFVTTQKIIAKEFALSGSEQNPDLTEKNIWKLLSRIWQTPEPIEKFKKNGVDFIVATTLSELVRGMNKLTGDGLIDLADLQRQIEARDREMDNPYTKDLQVMGIRNALSYPGDSLSRTAAAHKILDSSAGPLIAVRLNVLTRKTLGGLQTDLSGRVLNAAGTPVPGLYAAGEVSGFGGGGVHGYRSLEGTFLGGCLFSGRAAGRAAAAATGT is encoded by the coding sequence ATGGAGAACTCACCGGCCCCGGCCGCGATCACTCGGCGTCGTGCCCTGACGGCGGCGGGCGGCGCGCTCGCCGCCACCGCCCTCGCACAGGCGACCGCGCCCGCCTTCGCGGCCTCGGCCGCCGCCTCGGACGCGGACGCGATCGTCGTCGGAGGCGGACTGGCCGGCCTGGTCGCCACGGCGGAACTGGCCGCGGCGGGCCGTAGGGTCCTGCTGCTCGACCAGGAACCGGCGACCAATCTCGGCGGTCAGGCGTTCTGGTCCTTCGGCGGCCTGTTCTTCGTCGACTCCGACGAACAACGGCTGATGGGTATCAAGGACTCCCAGGAACTGGCCTGGCAGGACTGGCTGGGCACCGCCGGCTTCGACCGCGGCATCACCGACAAGACGGGCCAGGACCACTGGGCCTACAAATGGGCCGAGGCGTACGTGGACTTCGCGTCCGGGGAGAAGCGCTCCTGGCTCGCGGGCCTGGGCGTGCAGTGGTTCCCGATCGTCGGCTGGGCGGAGCGCGGCGGCGGTCTCGCGGACGGCCACGGCAACTCCGTGCCGCGCTTCCACGTCACCTGGGGCACGGGTCCCGCGGTCGTCGAACCGTTCGAGAAGAAGGTGCGGGCGGCCGTCGCCGACGGGAAGGTCACCTTCAAGTTCCGGCACCGCGTCGATGGGCTCGTGACGACCAACGGGGCCGTCACGGGCGTCCGGGGCGCCGTCCTGGAGCCGAGCGACGCAGCCCGCGGCAAGCCCAGTTCCCGCACGGTGGTCGGTGAGTTCGAGCTGCGCGCCCCGGTCGTCATCGTCACCTCCGGCGGCATCGGCGCCAACCACGACCTCGTACGGCAGAACTGGCCGGCCCGGCTCGGCACCCCGCCCAAGAACATGATCACCGGCGTGCCCGCCCATGTGGACGGCCGGATGCTCGCGATCACCGAGAAGGCGGGCGGCCGGATCGTCAACCCCGACCGGATGTGGCACTACACCGAGGGCCTCAGGAACTACGACCCCATCTGGCCCGGACACGGCATCCGCATCCTGCCGGGCCCGTCGTCCATGTGGTTCGACGCCACCGGCAAACGGTTCAGCGCCCCTGACATGCCCGGCTACGACACCCTCCACACCCTCAAGTCGATCACCGCCTCCGGATACGACTACTCGTGGTTCGTCACCACGCAGAAGATCATCGCCAAGGAGTTCGCGCTCTCCGGCTCCGAACAGAACCCCGACCTGACCGAGAAGAACATCTGGAAGCTGCTCTCGCGCATCTGGCAGACACCGGAGCCGATCGAGAAGTTCAAGAAGAACGGCGTGGACTTCATCGTCGCCACGACCCTGTCCGAACTCGTCCGCGGCATGAACAAACTGACCGGCGACGGACTGATCGACCTGGCGGACCTGCAACGCCAGATCGAGGCGCGCGACCGGGAGATGGACAACCCGTACACCAAGGACCTCCAGGTCATGGGCATCCGCAACGCCCTGTCCTACCCCGGGGACAGCCTCAGCCGTACGGCGGCGGCGCACAAGATCCTGGACTCAAGTGCGGGGCCGTTGATCGCCGTTCGCCTCAACGTCCTGACCCGCAAGACCCTCGGCGGCCTCCAGACCGACCTCTCCGGCCGGGTCCTGAACGCGGCCGGCACGCCGGTGCCCGGTCTGTACGCGGCCGGGGAGGTCTCCGGGTTCGGCGGGGGCGGTGTCCACGGGTACCGGTCCCTTGAGGGGACGTTCCTGGGCGGGTGCCTGTTCTCCGGGCGGGCGGCGGGGCGGGCCGCCGCGGCGGCGACCGGGACCTGA